In the genome of bacterium, one region contains:
- a CDS encoding polyprenyl synthetase family protein, with product MIRLDQVQELVQPELAEFRRRYDEWIKTGKTPIVDQVIRFLTPRRGKLLRPTLTYLSARLLGESNERTHFAAVVVELLHNATLLHDDVVDNSDKRRGMPSLNAIFGNKVSVLFGDYLLASSLLAMLECGDARVFEVLARTARRLAKGELDQAARSKNLDMDEETYYRMVANKTGALVAASCVLGGLSNEAGEEQTAALRAFGEALGVAFQIQDDLLDYTGKEALIGKPVGGDLKERKITLPLIHAFSRSEASEVREMKRLVARPRLGDLKRVVRFAVERGGVDYARGQALTYSRQALAALALFPESPVKARLHDFSVFAVERSH from the coding sequence ATGATCCGCCTTGACCAGGTGCAGGAGCTGGTCCAGCCCGAATTGGCCGAGTTCCGTCGCCGCTACGACGAGTGGATCAAAACGGGCAAGACGCCCATCGTCGACCAGGTCATCCGCTTTCTCACGCCGCGGCGCGGCAAGCTGCTGCGCCCCACCCTCACCTACCTGTCGGCCCGGCTCCTGGGCGAGAGCAACGAACGCACCCATTTCGCCGCGGTGGTGGTGGAGCTGCTGCACAACGCCACCCTGCTCCACGACGACGTGGTGGACAACAGCGACAAGCGGCGGGGCATGCCCAGCCTCAACGCCATTTTCGGGAACAAGGTCAGCGTGCTCTTTGGCGACTACCTGCTGGCCAGCAGCCTGCTCGCCATGCTGGAGTGCGGCGACGCGCGCGTCTTCGAGGTCCTGGCCCGCACCGCCCGCCGGCTGGCCAAGGGGGAACTGGACCAGGCCGCCCGCTCGAAAAACCTGGACATGGACGAGGAGACCTACTACCGCATGGTCGCCAACAAGACCGGGGCCCTGGTGGCGGCCTCCTGCGTGCTGGGCGGCCTGTCCAACGAGGCCGGGGAGGAGCAGACGGCGGCCCTGCGCGCCTTCGGCGAGGCGCTGGGCGTGGCCTTCCAGATCCAGGACGACCTGCTCGACTACACGGGCAAGGAGGCGCTCATCGGCAAACCGGTGGGGGGAGACCTCAAGGAGCGCAAGATCACCCTGCCTCTCATCCACGCCTTCTCCCGCAGCGAGGCCTCCGAGGTGCGCGAAATGAAGCGCCTGGTGGCCCGGCCCCGTCTGGGGGATCTCAAGCGCGTGGTGCGTTTCGCCGTGGAGCGGGGCGGCGTGGATTATGCCCGTGGGCAGGCCCTCACCTACAGCCGCCAGGCCCTGGCCGCCCTCGCCCTCTTCCCGGAAAGTCCGGTCAAGGCGCGGCTGCACGACTTCAGCGTCTTCGCCGTGGAGCGCAGCCATTGA
- a CDS encoding FAD:protein FMN transferase, translating into MYRLFLPVVMSFLLLLRPTGAADSPAAETCVLPLALHHSVGDWELAIAHPAAGRDCGRDLIATRAMLERAAALLACGDPRSEIASVNRLAGSRSGRLGRPTYDLVLRSLVWKDRTKGAVDPLAGPLKRIWLGHDPLPIVERDPGPESGAATSACRLACRAHRVVTDRPGPWPTSAQVDSALALVHQGGTYFVDLGVLLRDPGMELDLDPVLDGVLVDRALDSLTAAGHGGLRLRVGGVWRCDNQGGVWSLPLAGPDGSLLGNVALSGQALAAVEPQPCLRLAGQALNGLLDPRDGRPLEALASWALAPSGEEARVWALALAVLGPEEGLALLAAEARVEGACCRPDGAGGFELWTTPGFPVPGIVALPREPATR; encoded by the coding sequence ATGTATCGATTGTTCCTGCCAGTTGTCATGTCCTTTCTGTTGCTGCTGCGCCCGACAGGCGCGGCGGATTCCCCCGCGGCGGAGACCTGCGTCTTGCCGCTCGCTCTCCATCACAGCGTCGGTGACTGGGAACTGGCCATCGCGCACCCGGCCGCCGGTCGCGACTGTGGCCGGGATCTGATCGCGACGCGGGCGATGCTGGAGCGAGCCGCCGCCCTCCTGGCCTGCGGCGATCCCCGCTCGGAGATTGCGTCGGTCAACCGCTTGGCGGGCAGCCGTTCCGGCCGCCTGGGCCGCCCCACCTATGATCTGGTGCTGCGCAGCCTGGTCTGGAAGGACCGCACCAAGGGCGCGGTGGATCCCCTGGCCGGCCCGCTCAAGCGGATCTGGCTCGGGCACGATCCCTTGCCCATCGTGGAGAGGGACCCCGGCCCCGAGTCCGGCGCGGCGACCAGCGCATGCCGCCTGGCCTGCCGGGCACATCGGGTCGTGACGGATCGGCCCGGGCCCTGGCCCACCTCGGCGCAGGTGGACTCGGCCCTGGCCCTCGTCCATCAAGGCGGCACTTATTTCGTGGACCTGGGGGTCCTCCTGCGCGATCCGGGCATGGAGCTGGACCTCGATCCAGTGCTGGACGGCGTTCTCGTCGATCGGGCCCTGGACAGCCTGACGGCCGCTGGACACGGCGGACTGCGCCTGCGTGTCGGCGGAGTCTGGCGCTGCGACAACCAGGGCGGGGTTTGGAGCCTGCCCCTGGCGGGGCCGGATGGATCCTTGCTGGGCAACGTCGCCCTGTCCGGGCAGGCCCTGGCCGCGGTGGAGCCCCAACCCTGCCTGCGCCTGGCGGGACAAGCGCTCAACGGATTGCTTGATCCCCGCGACGGCCGACCCCTGGAGGCCCTTGCCAGTTGGGCCCTGGCCCCCAGCGGCGAGGAGGCGCGGGTCTGGGCCCTGGCCCTGGCCGTGCTGGGGCCGGAGGAGGGGTTGGCCTTGCTGGCGGCGGAAGCACGCGTCGAAGGAGCCTGTTGCCGGCCGGACGGGGCGGGCGGCTTCGAGCTGTGGACGACGCCGGGTTTCCCCGTCCCGGGCATCGTCGCGCTCCCGCGGGAACCGGCGACCCGGTGA